In the Sinorhizobium arboris LMG 14919 genome, one interval contains:
- the rpsM gene encoding 30S ribosomal protein S13, giving the protein MARIAGVNIPTAKRVVIALTYIHGIGTKFAQEIVEKVGIPAERRVHQLTDAEVLQIRETIDRDYQVEGDLRRETSMNIKRLMDLGCYRGLRHRRGLPVRGQRTHTNARTRKGPAKAIAGKKK; this is encoded by the coding sequence GTGGCACGTATCGCTGGCGTCAACATCCCGACCGCAAAGCGCGTTGTCATCGCGCTGACGTATATTCACGGGATCGGCACGAAATTCGCACAGGAAATCGTCGAAAAGGTCGGTATCCCGGCCGAACGTCGCGTGCATCAGTTGACGGACGCTGAAGTTCTTCAGATCCGTGAAACGATCGACCGCGACTATCAGGTTGAGGGCGACCTGCGTCGCGAGACCTCGATGAACATCAAGCGCCTGATGGACCTCGGCTGCTACCGCGGTCTTCGCCATCGTCGCGGTCTGCCGGTGCGCGGCCAGCGCACGCACACCAATGCCCGCACCCGCAAGGGTCCGGCAAAGGCGATTGCCGGCAAGAAGAAGTAA
- a CDS encoding DegQ family serine endoprotease produces the protein MIFGHRALAALVFAVAISTPAMAQDARTVPQSRTELQLSFAPLVKQTANAVVNVYAERVVERRSIFAGDPFFEEFFGQRMPNRTEKQSSLGSGVIVGRDGLVVTNNHVIEGGDDIKVALADGREFPCKIILKDDRLDLAVLKIQSDGPFDIIPIGDSDAVEVGDLVLAMGNPFGVGQTVTSGIVSALARNQISNGDFGFFIQTDAAINPGNSGGGLINMKGELIGINTAIFSRGGGSNGVGFAIPANLVKVFVASAEGGNGSFVRPFVGATFEPVTSDVAEALGLERARGALVTAVVAGGPAESAGIRPGQVVTAVNGIPVEHPDALGYRLTTVGIGHEARVTISENGDLRDITLRLERAPETQPRDERLIEGRNPFAGAVVGNLSPRLAEELRMPTSLQGVVVTEVNRGSPAARIGLEPKDIVRSVNGTPIDSSKTLEGVLAEDASFWRVEIERNGQIIRQFFR, from the coding sequence ATGATCTTCGGCCATAGAGCTCTCGCGGCTCTCGTCTTCGCTGTTGCGATTTCGACGCCTGCAATGGCCCAGGATGCCAGGACCGTGCCGCAGTCGCGGACGGAACTGCAGCTCTCTTTCGCCCCTCTCGTCAAGCAGACGGCGAATGCGGTCGTGAACGTCTATGCCGAGCGCGTCGTGGAGCGTCGCTCGATCTTCGCCGGAGATCCTTTCTTCGAGGAGTTTTTCGGCCAGCGCATGCCGAACCGAACCGAGAAGCAGTCGTCTCTCGGATCCGGCGTGATCGTCGGCCGCGACGGCCTGGTCGTGACCAACAATCATGTCATCGAGGGTGGTGACGACATCAAGGTGGCGCTTGCCGACGGGCGCGAGTTCCCCTGCAAGATCATACTCAAGGATGATCGCCTGGATCTGGCGGTCTTGAAAATCCAGTCAGACGGTCCGTTCGACATTATCCCGATCGGTGATTCCGACGCGGTGGAGGTTGGCGATCTGGTGCTGGCGATGGGCAACCCCTTCGGCGTCGGGCAGACGGTGACGAGCGGTATCGTTTCGGCGCTCGCCCGCAACCAGATTTCCAACGGTGATTTCGGCTTCTTCATCCAGACGGATGCGGCCATCAATCCGGGCAATTCCGGCGGCGGTCTGATCAACATGAAAGGCGAGTTGATCGGCATCAACACCGCGATTTTTTCCAGAGGCGGCGGTTCCAACGGCGTGGGCTTCGCCATTCCCGCAAACCTGGTCAAGGTTTTCGTCGCCTCCGCCGAAGGAGGAAACGGCTCGTTCGTCCGTCCCTTCGTCGGCGCTACCTTCGAACCGGTGACCTCCGATGTGGCCGAGGCGCTTGGGCTCGAGCGGGCGCGCGGTGCGCTGGTGACGGCGGTCGTTGCAGGCGGTCCGGCCGAGAGCGCCGGCATACGCCCCGGGCAGGTGGTCACCGCCGTCAACGGCATACCGGTCGAACATCCCGATGCGCTCGGCTATCGTCTGACGACTGTCGGGATCGGTCACGAGGCGCGCGTGACGATTTCGGAGAACGGCGATTTACGCGATATCACCCTCAGGCTCGAGCGGGCGCCGGAAACGCAGCCGCGCGACGAACGGCTGATCGAAGGGCGTAATCCCTTTGCCGGCGCTGTCGTGGGAAATCTCTCGCCGCGGCTCGCCGAAGAGTTGCGCATGCCCACGTCGCTGCAAGGCGTGGTCGTCACAGAGGTCAATCGCGGCTCGCCGGCTGCACGCATCGGCCTCGAACCGAAAGATATCGTTCGTTCGGTCAACGGGACGCCAATCGACAGCTCGAAAACGCTCGAAGGCGTCCTGGCGGAGGATGCCTCCTTCTGGCGCGTCGAGATCGAACGTAACGGCCAGATCATCCGTCAGTTCTTCCGATGA
- the secY gene encoding preprotein translocase subunit SecY yields MASAAEQLASNLNFSTFAKAEDLKKRLWFTLGALLVYRLGTYIPLPGLNPDAFAQAFQGQSGGILGLFNMFSGGAVERMAIFALGIMPYISASIIVQLMTSVVPALEQLKKEGEQGRKVINQYTRYGTVLLGAMQAYGIAVGLESGSGLVNDPGWFFRISTVISLLGGTMFLMWLGEQITSRGIGNGISLIIFAGIVAALPSALAGTLELGRTGALSTPLILAIIVMVVAVIALIVFVERAQRRLLIQYPKRQVGNRMFQGDTSHLPLKLNTSGVIPAIFASSLLLLPATLAGFSNTATMPGWATTIVGALAHGQPLYIILYGAMIAFFAFFYTAIVFNPKDTADNLKKHGGFIPGIRPGERTAEYIDYVLTRITVIGAIYLVFVCILPEILISQTGVPFYLGGTSLLIVVSVTLDTVAQIQGHLIAQQYEGLIKKSKLRGGKRGR; encoded by the coding sequence ATGGCTTCTGCAGCGGAACAGCTCGCCTCGAACCTGAATTTTTCGACTTTCGCCAAGGCGGAAGATCTGAAAAAGCGCCTCTGGTTCACCCTTGGTGCGCTTCTGGTCTACCGACTTGGCACCTATATTCCGTTGCCCGGCCTTAACCCGGACGCATTCGCACAGGCGTTCCAGGGACAATCTGGGGGCATTCTCGGCCTCTTCAACATGTTCTCGGGCGGCGCAGTCGAACGTATGGCGATCTTTGCGCTCGGCATCATGCCCTACATCTCCGCTTCGATCATCGTGCAGCTGATGACGTCGGTCGTTCCGGCGCTCGAGCAGCTGAAGAAGGAAGGCGAGCAGGGCCGCAAGGTCATCAACCAGTACACCCGCTACGGCACGGTGCTGCTCGGCGCGATGCAGGCCTACGGCATTGCAGTCGGTCTCGAAAGCGGCAGTGGGCTCGTTAACGATCCGGGCTGGTTCTTCCGTATTTCCACCGTTATTTCGCTCCTCGGCGGCACGATGTTCCTGATGTGGCTCGGCGAACAGATCACGTCGCGCGGCATCGGTAACGGCATTTCGCTGATCATCTTCGCCGGCATCGTCGCCGCTCTGCCCTCGGCGCTTGCCGGAACGCTGGAGCTCGGCCGCACCGGCGCTCTGTCGACGCCTTTGATCCTTGCGATCATCGTCATGGTCGTCGCCGTGATCGCGCTGATCGTCTTTGTCGAGCGCGCCCAGCGGCGGCTGTTGATCCAGTATCCGAAACGCCAGGTCGGCAACCGGATGTTCCAGGGCGACACGTCGCACCTGCCGCTGAAGCTCAACACCTCGGGCGTGATCCCTGCTATCTTCGCATCGTCGCTGCTCCTGCTGCCGGCTACGCTGGCGGGCTTTAGCAACACCGCGACCATGCCGGGCTGGGCGACGACCATCGTCGGGGCGCTGGCTCACGGGCAGCCGCTCTATATAATCCTCTACGGCGCGATGATTGCCTTTTTCGCGTTCTTCTACACGGCCATCGTCTTCAATCCGAAGGACACGGCCGACAATCTGAAGAAGCATGGCGGGTTCATCCCGGGTATTCGTCCTGGCGAACGCACGGCCGAATACATCGACTACGTGTTGACGCGCATTACCGTTATCGGCGCGATCTACCTGGTCTTTGTCTGCATCCTACCCGAGATCCTCATCTCGCAGACGGGCGTGCCGTTCTACCTTGGTGGTACGTCGCTTTTGATTGTTGTCAGCGTGACCCTCGATACGGTAGCACAGATCCAGGGTCACCTCATTGCCCAGCAATATGAGGGGCTGATCAAGAAGTCGAAGCTGCGCGGAGGAAAGAGGGGACGATGA
- the rplQ gene encoding 50S ribosomal protein L17, whose product MRHGKAGRKLNRTASHRKAMFANMAASLIEHEQIVTTLPKAKEIRPIVEKLVTLGKRGDLHARRQAISQIRDVAVVSKLFDAIASRYATRNGGYLRIMKAGFRQGDNAPLAVIEFVDRDVDAKGSKDRARVSAEAEAAEAA is encoded by the coding sequence ATGCGCCACGGTAAAGCCGGCCGCAAGCTGAATAGAACCGCCAGCCATCGCAAGGCGATGTTTGCCAACATGGCAGCTTCGCTGATCGAGCACGAGCAGATCGTTACGACCCTGCCGAAGGCCAAGGAAATCCGTCCGATCGTGGAAAAGCTCGTCACGCTCGGCAAGCGTGGCGATCTGCACGCCCGCCGCCAGGCGATCTCGCAGATCCGCGATGTTGCTGTCGTTTCGAAGCTGTTCGACGCGATTGCCTCGCGCTATGCCACCCGCAATGGCGGCTACCTGCGCATCATGAAGGCTGGTTTCCGCCAGGGTGACAACGCTCCGCTCGCCGTCATCGAATTCGTTGACCGCGATGTCGACGCCAAGGGCTCGAAGGACCGCGCTCGCGTTTCTGCAGAAGCCGAGGCGGCCGAAGCGGCCTGA
- the rpsK gene encoding 30S ribosomal protein S11: MAKEATRVRRRERKNITSGVAHVNSSFNNTMITITDAQGNAIAWSSAGAKGFKGSRKSTPFAAQIAAEDCAKKAQEHGMKSLEVEVCGPGSGRESALRALQAAGFMITSIRDVTPIPHNGCRPRKKRRV; encoded by the coding sequence ATGGCCAAGGAAGCCACCCGCGTTCGCCGCCGCGAGCGCAAGAACATTACGTCTGGCGTTGCACACGTCAATTCGTCGTTCAACAACACGATGATCACCATCACCGACGCGCAGGGCAATGCCATTGCCTGGTCGTCCGCCGGTGCGAAGGGTTTCAAGGGTTCGCGCAAGTCGACCCCGTTCGCCGCGCAGATCGCTGCTGAAGATTGCGCCAAGAAGGCCCAGGAACATGGCATGAAGTCGCTGGAAGTGGAAGTTTGCGGTCCGGGTTCCGGTCGTGAATCCGCTCTTCGCGCGCTCCAGGCTGCGGGTTTCATGATCACGTCGATCCGTGACGTGACCCCGATCCCGCACAATGGCTGCCGTCCGCGCAAGAAGCGCCGCGTCTGA
- a CDS encoding adenylate kinase, with translation MRLIFLGPPGAGKGTQAKLLTERYGIPQLSTGDMLRAAVAQATEVGKRAKAVMDAGQLVSDEIVNEIVSDRIDAPDCARGFILDGYPRTVPQAVALDRMLEDKGLKLDAVIELKVDEAALVRRMENRVAETVAAGGTVRSDDNPEAFRRRLQEYREKTAPLSEHYARTGRLKTVDGMADVTTVTAEIEKILA, from the coding sequence ATGAGACTTATTTTTTTGGGGCCGCCGGGCGCTGGCAAGGGTACTCAGGCCAAGCTTCTGACGGAGAGATACGGCATTCCGCAGCTTTCCACGGGGGACATGCTCCGGGCGGCCGTAGCTCAGGCGACCGAGGTCGGCAAGCGAGCGAAAGCCGTGATGGATGCCGGCCAGCTCGTCTCCGACGAAATCGTCAACGAGATCGTCTCCGACCGCATCGATGCGCCGGACTGCGCCAGGGGCTTCATTCTGGACGGCTACCCGCGCACGGTTCCGCAGGCCGTCGCGCTTGACCGGATGCTCGAAGACAAAGGTCTGAAACTCGATGCGGTCATTGAGTTGAAGGTCGATGAGGCGGCGCTTGTGCGGCGCATGGAGAATCGCGTAGCGGAAACCGTCGCGGCGGGCGGCACGGTGCGCTCCGACGACAATCCGGAAGCATTCCGTCGCCGCCTGCAGGAATACCGGGAAAAGACCGCGCCGCTTTCGGAACACTACGCCCGAACCGGCCGGTTGAAGACCGTGGACGGCATGGCGGACGTGACTACGGTTACTGCCGAGATCGAGAAGATTCTGGCATAG
- a CDS encoding DNA-directed RNA polymerase subunit alpha → MIQKNWQELIKPNKVEFASSGRTKATLVAEPLERGFGLTLGNALRRVLLSSLRGAAVTAVQIDGVLHEFSSIPGVREDVTDIVLNIKEIAIKMDGDDAKRMVVRKQGPGVVTAGDIQTVGDIEILNPNHVICTLDEGAEIRMEFTVNNGKGYVPADRNRSEDAPIGLIPVDSLYSPVKKVSYKVENTREGQVLDYDKLTMSIETDGSVTGEDAIAFAARILQDQLSVFVNFDEPQKETEEEAVTELAFNPALLKKVDELELSVRSANCLKNDNIVYIGDLIQKTEAEMLRTPNFGRKSLNEIKEVLASMGLHLGMEVPSWPPENIEDLAKRYEDQY, encoded by the coding sequence ATGATCCAGAAAAATTGGCAGGAATTGATCAAGCCGAACAAGGTGGAGTTCGCCTCCTCCGGCCGCACCAAGGCAACGTTGGTCGCGGAGCCGCTTGAGCGCGGCTTTGGCCTGACGCTCGGCAACGCGCTTCGCCGCGTACTTTTGTCGTCGCTGCGCGGTGCTGCGGTAACCGCGGTTCAGATCGACGGCGTATTGCATGAGTTCTCTTCTATCCCGGGTGTCCGGGAAGACGTGACCGACATCGTGCTCAACATCAAGGAAATCGCCATCAAGATGGATGGCGACGACGCAAAGCGCATGGTCGTGCGCAAGCAGGGCCCGGGCGTTGTGACCGCCGGTGACATTCAGACGGTTGGCGACATCGAGATCCTCAACCCGAACCACGTGATCTGCACCCTCGACGAGGGCGCGGAAATCCGCATGGAGTTCACCGTCAACAACGGCAAGGGTTACGTACCGGCAGACCGCAACCGCTCGGAAGATGCGCCGATCGGCCTCATTCCGGTCGACAGCCTGTACTCCCCGGTCAAGAAGGTCTCCTACAAGGTGGAAAACACCCGTGAGGGCCAGGTTCTCGACTATGACAAGCTGACGATGTCCATCGAAACCGATGGCTCCGTCACCGGTGAAGATGCGATCGCTTTTGCGGCCCGCATCCTTCAGGACCAGCTGTCGGTCTTCGTCAACTTCGACGAGCCGCAGAAGGAAACCGAGGAAGAAGCGGTCACAGAACTCGCCTTCAACCCGGCGCTTCTCAAGAAGGTCGACGAACTGGAACTTTCCGTCCGTTCGGCCAACTGCCTGAAGAACGACAACATCGTCTATATCGGCGACCTGATTCAGAAGACCGAAGCAGAAATGCTCCGCACGCCGAATTTTGGTCGCAAGTCGCTCAACGAGATCAAGGAAGTTCTCGCTTCCATGGGCCTGCACCTCGGCATGGAAGTGCCGTCCTGGCCGCCGGAGAATATCGAAGATCTCGCCAAGCGCTACGAAGACCAGTACTAA
- the msrQ gene encoding protein-methionine-sulfoxide reductase heme-binding subunit MsrQ — protein MPNVPALPKRLHGPSIWALYVIGFLPAVWGFYLGATGRLPGNAVKEFEHLLGIWALRFLIATLAITPIRDLFGVNWLRYRRALGLLAFYYVLMHFLTYMVLDQTLRIPAILADIARRPFITIGMAALVLLVPLAVTSNNWSVRRLGQRWNRLHRLVYVIALAGALHFAMSVKVVGPEQMLYLSLVAVLVAWRAVRKRYVRWKRQGGTLLRSQPRAG, from the coding sequence ATGCCTAACGTTCCCGCCCTGCCGAAGCGACTGCACGGACCCTCGATCTGGGCGCTCTACGTAATCGGCTTCCTGCCGGCCGTCTGGGGTTTCTATCTGGGGGCCACCGGTCGGCTGCCCGGAAATGCAGTCAAGGAATTCGAGCACCTGCTCGGCATCTGGGCCCTGCGCTTCCTGATCGCCACCCTGGCGATCACTCCCATTCGCGACCTCTTCGGCGTCAACTGGCTCAGATATCGCCGCGCCCTGGGCCTCCTTGCCTTTTACTATGTGCTGATGCATTTCCTCACATATATGGTGCTGGATCAGACGCTGCGCATCCCGGCAATCCTCGCCGACATCGCTCGTCGTCCGTTCATCACCATCGGCATGGCCGCCCTCGTGCTGCTCGTGCCGCTGGCGGTTACATCGAACAATTGGTCTGTAAGGCGCCTCGGGCAACGGTGGAACCGGCTTCACAGGCTGGTCTACGTGATTGCCTTGGCGGGCGCGCTGCATTTCGCCATGTCCGTCAAGGTCGTTGGGCCCGAGCAGATGCTGTACCTGTCCCTCGTTGCGGTACTCGTCGCCTGGCGTGCCGTCAGAAAGCGGTATGTGCGGTGGAAACGGCAGGGCGGCACGCTGTTGCGGTCACAGCCCAGAGCAGGTTGA
- a CDS encoding ATP12 family chaperone protein, with protein sequence MPDIRDELSAALSHDDPVRRAQIQMQKPLPKRFYKQASAAPADDSGYTVHLDGRPVRTPARRPLSVPTQKLAGLLAAEWNAQTEVIDPSAMPLTRIANTAIDGVALDDRAVFDDILRFAGSDLLCYRADSPRELVARQNDQWNPVLDWAARTLGARFILIEGVIHQEQPREAISAFAEGLRAFATPLGLACLHTVTSLTGSALLALALAMGRLSAEEAWAAAHVDEDWQIDQWGTDEEAFKRRENRWQEMLAAATVLEALK encoded by the coding sequence ATGCCTGATATTCGCGACGAACTGAGCGCTGCGCTGAGCCACGACGATCCGGTGCGCAGGGCCCAGATCCAGATGCAGAAACCGCTGCCGAAACGCTTCTACAAGCAGGCGAGCGCCGCACCGGCCGATGACAGCGGCTACACCGTGCATCTCGACGGAAGACCGGTGCGCACACCGGCGAGGCGACCGCTCTCCGTCCCCACGCAAAAGCTCGCCGGGCTGCTTGCAGCCGAGTGGAACGCCCAGACCGAAGTGATCGACCCTTCGGCAATGCCCCTCACCCGGATCGCCAATACAGCGATCGACGGGGTTGCGCTCGACGATCGTGCAGTCTTCGACGATATTCTCCGTTTCGCCGGCAGCGATCTCCTGTGCTACCGGGCCGATAGTCCGAGGGAGCTCGTCGCACGGCAGAACGACCAGTGGAACCCGGTCCTCGACTGGGCAGCCCGGACGCTCGGCGCCCGCTTCATTCTCATCGAAGGCGTCATCCACCAGGAACAACCGCGCGAGGCGATCTCGGCCTTTGCCGAGGGCCTGCGCGCATTTGCGACACCCCTCGGTCTCGCCTGCCTCCATACGGTTACCAGCCTGACCGGATCGGCCCTGCTCGCTCTAGCCCTCGCCATGGGCAGGCTCTCGGCCGAAGAGGCATGGGCCGCCGCTCATGTGGACGAGGATTGGCAGATCGACCAGTGGGGAACCGACGAGGAAGCTTTCAAACGGCGGGAAAACCGCTGGCAGGAAATGCTGGCTGCCGCCACCGTGCTCGAAGCGCTGAAATAG
- the sugE gene encoding quaternary ammonium compound efflux SMR transporter SugE: MAWFTLLLAGILEIGWAIGLKYTDGFTRFTPTVLTVGSMILSVVLLGIAVRSLPLGTAYAVWTGIGTVGTVILGIVLFAEPATAMRLGCIGLIVAGIAGLKLVG, from the coding sequence ATGGCCTGGTTCACGCTGCTGCTCGCTGGAATTCTCGAAATCGGCTGGGCGATCGGTCTCAAATACACGGATGGATTTACGCGGTTCACGCCGACCGTGCTGACGGTCGGCTCGATGATCCTGAGCGTCGTTCTACTCGGCATCGCAGTGCGTTCGCTGCCGCTCGGTACGGCCTATGCGGTCTGGACCGGGATCGGTACCGTCGGTACGGTCATTCTCGGTATCGTCCTGTTTGCAGAACCCGCAACGGCCATGCGTCTCGGCTGTATCGGCCTGATCGTCGCGGGCATCGCCGGGCTGAAGCTCGTCGGCTGA
- a CDS encoding replication-associated recombination protein A, with amino-acid sequence MSDLFAPHEPPEMASARPLADRLRPRTLAEVTGQEHLTGADGVLTRMIGSGSLGSMIFWGPPGTGKTTVARLLSGEAGLAFEQISAIFSGVADLKKVFEAARARRMSGRQTLLFVDEIHRFNRAQQDSFLPVMEDGTVILVGATTENPSFELNAALLSRARVLTFKPHDEASLEELLKRAEAAEGKPLPLDDDARASLIRMADGDGRAVLTLAEEVWRAVRRDEMFDAAALQEIVQRRAPVYDKGQDGHYNLISALHKSVRGSDPDAALYYLCRMFDAGEDPLYIGRRLVRMAVEDIGLADPQALAICNAAKDAYDYLGSPEGELALAEACVYLATAPKSNAVYTAYKAAMRAAKEHGSLLPPKHILNAPTKLMKGEGYGDGYRYDHDEPDAFSGQDYFPEKMGRKTFYDPPERGFEREIRKRLEWWSKLRRDRHS; translated from the coding sequence ATGAGCGATCTCTTTGCCCCCCACGAGCCTCCGGAGATGGCCTCGGCAAGGCCGCTTGCCGATCGGCTGCGCCCGCGGACATTGGCGGAGGTCACGGGTCAGGAGCATCTGACGGGCGCGGACGGGGTGCTCACCCGGATGATCGGATCCGGTTCCCTCGGCTCGATGATCTTCTGGGGCCCGCCGGGAACCGGCAAGACAACGGTAGCCCGTCTGCTCTCCGGCGAGGCCGGCCTCGCCTTCGAGCAGATCTCGGCAATCTTCTCCGGCGTTGCGGATTTGAAGAAGGTATTCGAGGCCGCCCGCGCCCGGCGCATGTCGGGGCGCCAGACGCTGCTTTTCGTCGACGAGATTCACCGGTTCAACCGGGCGCAGCAAGACAGCTTCCTGCCGGTGATGGAGGACGGCACCGTCATTCTGGTCGGTGCTACCACCGAGAACCCGTCTTTCGAGCTCAACGCTGCGCTTCTGTCGCGCGCTCGCGTGCTGACGTTCAAGCCGCATGACGAAGCCAGCCTCGAGGAACTGCTGAAGCGGGCCGAGGCGGCCGAGGGCAAGCCGCTGCCGCTGGACGACGATGCGCGCGCCAGCCTGATCCGCATGGCGGACGGGGACGGCCGCGCCGTGCTGACCCTTGCGGAAGAGGTATGGCGGGCGGTGCGCCGGGATGAGATGTTCGATGCCGCGGCGCTTCAGGAAATCGTCCAGCGCCGCGCACCGGTTTACGACAAGGGCCAGGATGGCCATTACAATCTGATCTCGGCCCTCCACAAATCCGTTCGCGGGTCCGACCCGGACGCTGCACTCTATTATCTTTGTCGAATGTTCGATGCCGGGGAAGATCCGCTTTATATCGGCAGGCGGCTGGTGCGGATGGCGGTCGAGGATATCGGCCTCGCCGATCCGCAGGCACTGGCGATCTGCAACGCCGCCAAGGACGCCTACGACTACCTCGGTTCGCCGGAAGGGGAACTGGCTCTTGCCGAGGCCTGCGTCTATCTTGCAACCGCTCCCAAGTCCAATGCGGTCTACACCGCCTACAAGGCCGCGATGCGCGCGGCCAAGGAACATGGTTCTCTGCTGCCGCCGAAGCATATTCTCAACGCTCCGACGAAGCTGATGAAGGGGGAAGGCTACGGCGACGGCTATCGCTACGATCACGACGAGCCAGACGCGTTCTCAGGACAGGATTATTTCCCCGAGAAAATGGGAAGAAAAACCTTCTACGATCCGCCGGAGCGCGGCTTCGAACGTGAAATCCGCAAGCGGCTGGAGTGGTGGAGCAAACTACGGCGCGACCGGCATTCGTGA
- the msrP gene encoding protein-methionine-sulfoxide reductase catalytic subunit MsrP — translation MSSTRVPKIAATEITPERFFLHRRTFMAAAAGSLALAAPSPSRAAALAASKSAYRVDEPATPEKDATSYNNFYEFGTGKGDPAANSANFKPAPWTVKVDGLVGKPRDFSLEELLAFPLEERIYRMRCVEAWSMVIPWIGFPLAALLDRVEPLGSAKYVAFETVVRPEEMPGQSGYFQPLEWPYREGLRLDEARHPLTILSVGLYGKTLPNQNGAPIRLVVPWKYGFKGIKSIVRISLTETPPPCTWNLAGPTEYGFYANVNPDVDHPRWSQATENRIGEGGFFGANRRDTLPFNGYAEEVANLYAGMDLRVNF, via the coding sequence ATGTCCAGCACGCGCGTCCCGAAGATCGCCGCTACGGAAATTACGCCGGAGCGCTTCTTCCTGCATCGCCGCACATTCATGGCCGCCGCGGCTGGAAGCCTGGCGCTCGCCGCCCCCAGCCCCAGCCGCGCGGCTGCACTCGCGGCATCCAAGAGCGCGTACAGGGTCGATGAGCCTGCCACGCCAGAAAAGGACGCCACGAGCTACAACAACTTCTATGAATTCGGGACCGGCAAGGGCGACCCGGCCGCCAACTCGGCAAATTTCAAACCGGCGCCCTGGACGGTGAAGGTCGACGGCCTGGTCGGCAAGCCGCGGGACTTCAGCCTTGAGGAACTCTTGGCCTTCCCTCTCGAGGAGCGGATCTACCGGATGCGCTGCGTCGAAGCCTGGTCGATGGTCATTCCCTGGATAGGCTTCCCACTGGCCGCACTCCTCGACAGGGTCGAACCGCTCGGAAGCGCAAAATATGTCGCCTTCGAAACCGTCGTGCGCCCAGAGGAGATGCCGGGCCAGTCCGGCTATTTCCAGCCGCTGGAATGGCCATACCGGGAGGGCCTGAGGCTCGACGAAGCCCGCCACCCGCTGACGATTCTCTCCGTCGGGCTCTACGGCAAGACGCTGCCGAACCAGAACGGCGCACCAATCCGCCTGGTGGTACCGTGGAAATACGGCTTCAAGGGGATCAAATCGATCGTGCGTATCTCGCTGACCGAGACGCCTCCGCCATGCACCTGGAATCTCGCCGGGCCGACTGAATACGGCTTCTATGCCAATGTGAACCCCGACGTCGATCACCCACGCTGGAGCCAGGCAACCGAAAACCGCATCGGCGAAGGCGGCTTCTTCGGCGCCAACCGCCGCGATACGCTACCCTTCAACGGCTACGCGGAAGAAGTGGCAAACCTCTATGCCGGCATGGATCTGCGGGTGAACTTCTGA
- a CDS encoding HAD-IA family hydrolase, with protein MKLVLFDCDGTLVDSAGLIHEVMARTFEAFDLERPTKDATKTIIGLTLDIAIARLMGQQHVDSRATAMTAHYKSIFASVRGEPGCSEALFPGIAEMMQTLAGRDELLIGAVTGKSRRGLMHIAATHGFDKIFFVSRTADDCPSKPHPAMVTECCAEAGIDPSDTIVIGDAIYDMQMAKAAGAGALGVAWGYASVPELMESGANHIARVPADIIEWMDCNHA; from the coding sequence ATGAAGCTCGTCCTTTTCGATTGCGACGGTACGCTCGTCGACAGCGCCGGATTGATCCATGAGGTGATGGCCCGTACCTTCGAGGCCTTCGATCTGGAGCGACCGACAAAGGATGCGACCAAGACGATTATCGGCCTCACGCTCGACATCGCGATCGCCAGGCTCATGGGGCAGCAACACGTCGACAGCAGGGCGACCGCAATGACGGCGCATTACAAGTCTATATTCGCTTCGGTACGAGGCGAACCCGGCTGCAGCGAAGCGCTGTTTCCGGGCATTGCAGAGATGATGCAGACCTTGGCTGGTCGCGACGAACTGCTGATCGGTGCGGTCACCGGCAAATCGAGGCGGGGTCTCATGCATATCGCGGCGACGCACGGCTTCGACAAGATTTTCTTCGTCTCCCGCACTGCGGACGACTGCCCCTCGAAGCCGCATCCGGCCATGGTGACGGAGTGCTGTGCGGAAGCCGGTATCGACCCGAGCGACACGATCGTCATCGGGGACGCGATCTACGACATGCAGATGGCCAAGGCAGCCGGCGCCGGTGCCCTGGGCGTCGCCTGGGGTTACGCCAGCGTGCCGGAACTGATGGAGTCGGGCGCGAACCACATCGCCCGCGTGCCGGCAGATATAATCGAATGGATGGATTGTAACCATGCCTGA